The following are encoded together in the Serratia odorifera genome:
- the ibpB gene encoding small heat shock chaperone IbpB, which yields MRNYDLSPLLRQWIGFDKLASSMGGQEPQGFPPYNIEKSDDNHYRISLALAGFKQSELDIEVEGPRLTVRGKPTPPEKPVEYLHQGLVCKEFTLSFTLAEHLNVAEAQFTNGLLHIDLVRDVPEALQPQRIAIGSTPGIEAK from the coding sequence ATGCGTAATTACGATTTATCTCCATTGCTTCGTCAATGGATTGGTTTTGATAAATTAGCTAGCTCGATGGGTGGCCAGGAGCCGCAAGGTTTTCCGCCATACAATATCGAGAAAAGTGACGATAACCATTATCGAATTTCTCTGGCGCTGGCCGGGTTCAAACAAAGCGAACTGGATATCGAAGTCGAAGGCCCGCGCCTGACGGTGCGTGGTAAGCCGACCCCGCCGGAAAAACCGGTGGAATATCTGCATCAGGGGCTGGTGTGCAAAGAGTTCACCCTCAGTTTCACCCTGGCGGAACACCTGAACGTTGCCGAAGCGCAATTTACCAACGGCCTGCTGCACATCGATCTGGTGCGCGACGTACCAGAAGCGCTTCAGCCGCAGCGCATCGCCATCGGCAGTACACCGGGGATTGAAGCCAAATAA
- a CDS encoding valine--pyruvate transaminase, whose product MNFSLFGDKFTRYAGITRLMDDLNEGLRTPGAIMLGGGNPAQIPEMESYFKQLCQTLLEQGKLTEALCNYDGPQGKDALLKALSGMLSEELGWQIEPQNIALTNGSQSAFFYLFNLFAGRYADGSRRRVLFPLAPEYIGYADAGLDEGLFVSAKPNIELLPEGQFKYHVDFEHLKISDDIGMICVSRPTNPTGNVITDDELMKLDVLAQQHDIPLVIDNAYGVPFPGIIFSDATPLWNPNIILCMSLSKLGLPGSRCGIVIADEKIISALTNMNGIISLSPGSIGPAIATEMIERGDLLRLSNEVIRPFYQQRVEQTIGIIRRYLPEERCLIHKPEGAIFLWLWFKDLPITTELLYQRLKQRGVLMVPGHYFFPGLEHDWPHTHQCMRMNYVPDPDKIERGVAILAEEIERAHNETN is encoded by the coding sequence ATGAATTTTTCACTTTTCGGCGACAAATTTACCCGTTACGCGGGCATTACCCGTTTAATGGACGACCTGAACGAAGGCCTGCGCACCCCCGGTGCCATCATGCTCGGCGGCGGTAATCCGGCGCAAATCCCCGAGATGGAGAGCTACTTCAAACAGCTGTGTCAGACGCTGCTCGAGCAGGGCAAGCTGACCGAAGCGCTGTGTAACTACGATGGCCCCCAGGGCAAGGATGCGCTGCTCAAAGCGCTGTCCGGCATGCTGAGCGAGGAGCTTGGCTGGCAGATCGAACCACAGAATATTGCACTGACAAATGGCAGCCAGAGCGCGTTTTTCTACTTGTTCAACCTGTTTGCCGGCCGCTACGCCGACGGCAGCCGCCGCCGGGTGCTGTTCCCGTTGGCGCCGGAATATATCGGCTACGCCGACGCCGGGCTGGATGAAGGGCTGTTCGTGTCGGCAAAACCGAACATCGAACTGCTGCCGGAAGGCCAGTTCAAGTACCACGTGGATTTCGAGCATCTGAAAATCAGCGACGATATCGGCATGATCTGCGTTTCGCGCCCGACCAACCCGACCGGCAACGTCATTACCGATGACGAGCTGATGAAACTCGACGTTCTGGCGCAGCAGCATGACATCCCGCTGGTGATCGACAACGCCTACGGCGTCCCCTTCCCGGGGATTATCTTCAGTGACGCCACGCCGCTGTGGAACCCGAACATCATCCTGTGCATGAGCCTGTCCAAGCTCGGTCTACCGGGTTCGCGCTGCGGTATCGTGATTGCCGACGAGAAGATCATCAGCGCGCTGACCAATATGAACGGCATCATCAGCCTGTCGCCAGGCAGCATCGGCCCGGCGATTGCCACCGAGATGATTGAACGTGGCGATCTGCTGCGCCTGTCGAACGAGGTGATTCGCCCGTTCTATCAGCAGCGGGTGGAGCAGACCATCGGCATTATCCGCCGTTATCTGCCGGAAGAGCGCTGCCTGATCCACAAACCGGAGGGGGCGATATTCCTCTGGCTGTGGTTCAAGGATTTGCCGATCACCACCGAACTGCTGTACCAGCGTCTGAAACAACGCGGCGTGCTGATGGTACCGGGGCACTATTTCTTCCCGGGGCTGGAGCATGACTGGCCGCATACCCACCAATGCATGCGCATGAACTACGTGCCGGATCCCGACAAGATTGAGCGCGGCGTAGCCATTCTGGCGGAAGAGATCGAGCGCGCGCATAACGAAACAAACTAG
- the ghrB gene encoding glyoxylate/hydroxypyruvate reductase GhrB: MKPSIVLYKSIPAALRERLEQHFTVHAFDGLGPEHGDALKQALQQAEGIIGASETIDDAFLQQAPKLRAASTISVGYDNFDVDALNARNVVLMHTPTVLTETVADTIMTLVLATARRVVELAERVKAGKWQGSIGPDWFGVDVHHKTLGVIGMGRIGLALAQRAHFGFGMPILYNARRPHDEAEKRFGARHCDLDTLLAEADFVCITLPLTEQTFHLIGRDQLAKMKKSGILINAGRGPVVDEAALIEALQNGTIHAAGLDVFEQEPLPVSSPLLTLSNVVAVPHIGSATHETRYGMAECAVDNLIAALTGTVKENCVNPQVLQK; encoded by the coding sequence ATGAAGCCTTCTATCGTGTTGTACAAGAGCATCCCCGCCGCGCTGCGCGAGCGTCTGGAGCAGCATTTCACCGTGCATGCCTTTGACGGCCTGGGGCCGGAGCATGGCGACGCGCTGAAGCAGGCGCTGCAACAGGCCGAAGGGATCATCGGGGCCAGTGAAACCATTGATGATGCATTCTTGCAACAGGCGCCAAAACTGCGAGCGGCGTCAACGATTTCCGTCGGTTACGACAATTTCGATGTCGATGCGCTCAACGCCCGTAACGTGGTGTTGATGCATACGCCCACCGTACTGACCGAAACGGTAGCCGACACCATCATGACGCTGGTGCTGGCCACCGCCCGTCGGGTGGTCGAACTGGCCGAACGGGTCAAGGCCGGCAAATGGCAAGGCAGTATCGGCCCGGACTGGTTCGGCGTCGACGTTCACCACAAAACCCTCGGCGTGATCGGCATGGGGCGCATCGGCCTGGCACTGGCGCAGCGCGCCCACTTTGGCTTCGGCATGCCGATCCTCTACAACGCCCGCCGCCCGCATGATGAAGCGGAAAAACGCTTTGGTGCGCGCCACTGCGATCTGGACACCCTGCTGGCGGAGGCGGATTTCGTCTGCATTACGCTGCCGCTGACCGAACAGACGTTCCATCTGATCGGCCGTGACCAACTGGCAAAAATGAAGAAAAGCGGCATCCTGATCAATGCCGGCCGTGGCCCGGTAGTGGATGAAGCCGCGCTGATTGAAGCGCTGCAAAACGGCACTATCCACGCCGCCGGTCTGGACGTGTTTGAACAGGAACCGTTACCGGTGTCCTCGCCGCTGTTGACACTGTCCAACGTGGTGGCGGTACCGCACATCGGCTCCGCGACGCACGAAACCCGCTACGGCATGGCCGAATGCGCCGTCGACAACCTGATCGCCGCACTGACCGGCACGGTGAAAGAAAACTGCGTAAACCCGCAGGTATTGCAAAAATAA
- a CDS encoding sugar phosphate isomerase/epimerase family protein: MKKEIVIVTGAYGTDTVRQRGGQAALLALIAEAGADGVEIRRELFTPEELDALPQLAQAIEQQQLFAVYSAPEALFTPQHQLNPNLPALLAEAQALKARQLKLSLGHYQPGFDFTELKVALEQHPVKLVVENDQTADCGILSLLNAFFHAAEDNHLPVSMTFDMANWHWVGQDPLAAAERLARHVGYVHVKAATQGPRGWRAVALDDTDGSWRTLLAALPQDVPRGIEFPLQGDSLEAVTRHYVNLLRAE, translated from the coding sequence ATGAAAAAAGAGATCGTGATTGTGACCGGTGCCTACGGCACGGATACCGTCCGCCAACGTGGCGGTCAGGCTGCCTTGCTGGCACTGATTGCCGAAGCGGGTGCCGACGGCGTGGAGATCCGCCGCGAATTGTTTACCCCCGAAGAACTGGACGCGCTGCCGCAACTGGCGCAGGCCATCGAACAGCAGCAGCTGTTTGCCGTTTACTCCGCCCCTGAGGCGCTGTTCACCCCGCAACATCAGTTAAACCCCAATCTGCCGGCGCTGCTGGCGGAAGCACAGGCGCTCAAGGCCCGTCAGCTCAAGCTGTCCCTCGGCCATTACCAGCCAGGCTTTGACTTTACCGAACTGAAGGTGGCGCTGGAACAGCATCCGGTGAAGCTGGTGGTGGAAAACGACCAGACCGCCGATTGCGGCATCCTGTCGCTGCTGAACGCCTTCTTCCACGCCGCTGAAGACAACCATTTGCCGGTCAGCATGACCTTCGATATGGCCAACTGGCACTGGGTTGGCCAGGATCCACTGGCCGCCGCAGAGCGGTTGGCGCGTCACGTTGGCTATGTACACGTCAAGGCGGCAACCCAGGGTCCACGCGGCTGGCGGGCGGTCGCCCTGGACGATACCGACGGCAGCTGGCGTACGCTGCTGGCGGCTCTGCCGCAGGACGTGCCGCGCGGTATCGAATTCCCGTTGCAGGGCGATTCGCTGGAGGCGGTAACCCGGCATTACGTTAATCTTTTACGCGCGGAGTAA
- a CDS encoding alpha-amylase has product MKRLILPLLLLSPAAFAAWTLQNFPSFSEATSGVFTSQATLQKGQQPLQLFQDSQCWQPTDSVKLNQTLSLQPCAAQPPVNWRRFRDGNYQVRIDTRSGTPTLQLGIEAPTPPAAAVSRSCQRWDGQPLTVEVDGTFAEGETVRDFYSGQTATVTHGKVRLQPAANGGGIMLLEAATTDRAAPFSWHNATLYFVLTDRFANGDPGNDHSYGRRSDGMQEIGTFHGGDLAGLTQKLDYLQRLGVNALWISSPLEQIHGWVGGGSKGDFPHYAYHGYYTLDWTRLDANMGSEQDLRHLVEQAHRRGIRVLFDVVVNHAGYATLADMQQFHFGSLYLQGEQIEKTLGKRWGDWQPAAGQNWHSFNDYINFSDKNGWANWWGKHWIRTDIGDYDAPGYSDLTMSLAFLPDIKTEAQGDSGLPLFYRHKPDTAAKYLAGAGPRDYLSHWLSQWVRDYGIDGFRVDTAKHVEKATFDLLKQRASDALAQWKAANPQQALDNAPFWMTGESWGHGVTRSDYYQHGFDAMINFDFQDRAAQALDCFAKIDDTYQQMADKLQGFNVLSYLSSHDTRLFFHSDAKGDLKQQQRAADLLLLAPGAVQIYYGDESGRQFGATGSDPLQGTRSDMNWPALSTTSAPLLAHWQRLGEFRARHPAIGAGRQQSRQTAAYYSFSRRHQDDRVMVVWAGNPSE; this is encoded by the coding sequence ATGAAACGCCTGATCCTCCCCCTTTTGCTGCTGTCACCTGCGGCCTTCGCCGCCTGGACGCTGCAAAACTTCCCGTCCTTCAGCGAAGCCACCAGCGGCGTCTTCACCAGCCAGGCGACCTTGCAGAAGGGCCAACAGCCGCTGCAACTGTTTCAGGACAGCCAATGCTGGCAGCCGACCGACAGCGTTAAACTCAACCAGACCCTGTCGCTGCAGCCGTGCGCCGCACAACCGCCGGTAAACTGGCGGCGCTTTCGCGACGGCAACTACCAGGTGCGCATTGATACCCGCAGCGGTACGCCGACCCTGCAACTGGGTATCGAAGCGCCGACACCCCCCGCAGCGGCAGTCAGTCGCAGCTGCCAGCGCTGGGACGGCCAGCCGCTGACCGTCGAGGTCGACGGCACCTTCGCCGAAGGTGAAACGGTGCGTGACTTTTATTCCGGCCAAACCGCCACCGTCACCCACGGTAAAGTCAGGTTGCAACCCGCCGCCAACGGCGGTGGCATCATGCTGCTGGAAGCGGCGACCACCGACCGCGCCGCGCCGTTTAGCTGGCACAATGCCACGCTGTACTTCGTGCTGACCGATCGCTTCGCCAATGGCGACCCCGGCAACGATCATAGCTACGGCCGGCGCAGCGACGGCATGCAGGAGATCGGCACCTTCCACGGCGGCGACCTGGCCGGGCTGACGCAAAAACTGGATTATCTGCAACGGCTAGGGGTCAATGCGCTGTGGATCAGTTCACCGCTGGAGCAAATCCACGGTTGGGTCGGCGGCGGCAGCAAAGGGGATTTCCCCCATTACGCCTATCACGGCTACTACACGCTGGACTGGACCCGACTGGACGCCAATATGGGCAGCGAGCAAGATCTGCGCCACCTGGTGGAACAGGCACACCGACGCGGCATTCGCGTGCTGTTCGACGTGGTGGTCAACCACGCCGGCTACGCCACGCTGGCCGATATGCAGCAATTCCACTTCGGCTCGCTCTACCTGCAGGGCGAGCAGATCGAAAAAACCCTCGGCAAACGCTGGGGCGACTGGCAACCGGCTGCCGGACAGAATTGGCACAGCTTCAATGATTACATTAACTTCAGCGACAAAAACGGCTGGGCCAACTGGTGGGGCAAGCACTGGATCCGCACCGATATCGGTGATTACGATGCCCCGGGCTACAGTGACCTGACCATGTCGCTGGCATTCCTTCCGGACATCAAAACCGAAGCACAGGGCGACAGCGGTTTGCCGCTGTTTTACCGCCACAAGCCGGATACCGCGGCCAAATACCTTGCCGGCGCCGGGCCACGTGACTATCTCAGCCACTGGCTCAGCCAATGGGTACGGGACTACGGCATCGACGGCTTCCGGGTCGATACCGCCAAACACGTGGAAAAAGCCACCTTTGATCTGCTGAAACAGCGCGCCAGCGACGCGCTGGCACAGTGGAAAGCCGCCAATCCGCAACAGGCGCTGGATAATGCCCCCTTCTGGATGACCGGCGAATCCTGGGGTCACGGCGTCACCCGCAGCGACTATTACCAGCACGGGTTTGACGCGATGATCAATTTTGACTTTCAGGATCGGGCGGCGCAGGCCCTGGACTGCTTTGCCAAAATTGATGACACCTATCAGCAAATGGCCGACAAGCTGCAAGGCTTCAACGTGCTGAGCTATCTATCGTCCCATGACACGCGCCTGTTCTTCCACAGCGACGCCAAAGGTGACCTGAAACAGCAACAGCGCGCCGCCGATCTGCTGTTGCTGGCGCCGGGGGCGGTGCAAATTTATTATGGCGATGAAAGCGGGCGCCAATTTGGCGCCACCGGTTCCGATCCGTTGCAGGGCACGCGCTCCGACATGAACTGGCCGGCATTATCAACCACCAGCGCACCGCTATTGGCGCACTGGCAACGACTGGGCGAATTCCGCGCCCGCCATCCGGCTATCGGCGCTGGCCGGCAGCAATCACGGCAAACGGCCGCTTATTACAGCTTTAGCCGCCGCCATCAGGACGATCGGGTGATGGTGGTGTGGGCCGGCAACCCCTCAGAGTAA
- a CDS encoding LacI family DNA-binding transcriptional regulator: MSSVKASRASGRATISDVAKTANTGKTSVSRYLNGEQHLLSDHLKQRIEQAIQQLDYRPSQMARSLKGGQTRLIGLIIADITNPYSVDVMRGIEAACRQHGFTLLVCNTNNEVNQEQHYLQLLSSYRVEGIVVNAVGMREEALSTLQQSQLPMVLIDRKIPDFACDVVGLDNHEAATVATEHLLQQGFEAIIFLSEPIGSVNTRLERLYAFRQVMSAHADLVAEQAETPLNDAQRLEQVLDDFNKRHRGMRKAVLSANGALTLQVARAMRRLGIHWGSDIGLLGFDELDWAELAGVGITTLKQPTYQMGHAALEQLVQRIQGMDAPINEQAFPGELIVRGSTTR; the protein is encoded by the coding sequence GTGAGCAGTGTGAAAGCCTCGCGTGCTTCCGGGCGCGCCACCATCAGTGACGTTGCCAAGACCGCAAACACCGGCAAGACCAGCGTGTCACGCTATTTGAATGGTGAACAGCATCTGCTTTCCGATCATCTCAAACAGCGTATCGAGCAGGCCATTCAACAGCTGGACTATCGCCCAAGTCAGATGGCGCGCAGCCTGAAGGGCGGCCAGACCCGGCTGATCGGCCTGATCATCGCCGATATCACCAATCCCTATTCCGTCGACGTAATGCGCGGCATCGAAGCCGCCTGCCGTCAGCACGGTTTTACCCTGCTGGTGTGTAACACCAATAACGAAGTCAATCAGGAACAACACTACCTGCAACTGCTTAGCAGTTATCGGGTCGAAGGGATCGTGGTCAACGCCGTCGGCATGCGGGAAGAAGCCCTGTCGACGCTGCAACAGTCCCAGCTGCCGATGGTGCTGATCGACCGCAAAATCCCCGATTTCGCCTGTGACGTGGTGGGACTGGATAACCACGAGGCCGCCACCGTTGCCACCGAACATCTGTTGCAGCAGGGCTTTGAAGCGATAATCTTTCTCAGTGAACCCATCGGTTCAGTCAATACTCGTCTGGAACGGCTGTATGCGTTTCGTCAGGTGATGTCGGCGCATGCCGATCTGGTGGCCGAACAGGCGGAAACGCCGCTCAACGACGCACAACGCCTCGAGCAGGTGCTGGACGATTTCAATAAACGTCACCGCGGCATGCGCAAGGCGGTACTGTCGGCCAACGGCGCGTTGACGCTACAGGTCGCGCGCGCCATGCGTCGGCTCGGCATTCACTGGGGCAGCGACATCGGCCTGCTCGGCTTCGACGAGCTGGACTGGGCCGAACTGGCTGGCGTTGGCATTACCACCCTGAAACAACCTACCTATCAGATGGGGCATGCGGCGCTGGAACAGCTGGTACAACGCATTCAAGGCATGGATGCGCCCATCAACGAACAGGCGTTTCCCGGCGAGTTAATCGTGCGCGGTTCTACCACCCGCTAA
- a CDS encoding MFS transporter yields the protein MNKATVAAKRWWYIMPIVFITYSLAYLDRANFSFASAAGINDDLGITKGMSSLLGALFFLGYFFFQIPGAIYAERRSVKKLIFWCLILWGGCASLTGVVSNIPMLAAIRFILGVVEAAVMPAMLIYISNWFTKSERSRANTFLILGNPVTVLWMSVVSGYLIHAFGWREMFIIEGIPAVLWAFCWWVLVKDKPSQVGWLNAEEKQALQDQLAEEQKGIKAVRNYGEAFRSRNVILLCMQYFAWSIGVYGFVLWLPSILRSGMQMGMVEAGWLSAVPYLAATIAMIVVSWASDKMQNRKLFVWPLLLIGALAFFGSYAVGADHFWVSYALLVVAGAAMYAPYGPFFAIIPEMLPKNVAGGAMALINSMGALGSFFGSWFVGYLNGATGTPAASYMFMAIALVAAVVLTLVVKPARNETHPQLA from the coding sequence ATGAACAAAGCAACCGTTGCGGCTAAACGCTGGTGGTACATCATGCCCATCGTGTTTATCACCTACAGCCTGGCCTATCTTGACCGCGCCAACTTCAGCTTTGCCTCGGCCGCCGGCATCAATGACGACCTCGGCATCACCAAAGGCATGTCATCGCTGCTGGGCGCGCTGTTTTTCCTGGGGTACTTTTTCTTCCAGATCCCTGGCGCCATTTATGCCGAACGCCGCAGCGTCAAGAAACTGATTTTCTGGTGCCTGATCCTGTGGGGCGGCTGTGCCTCACTGACCGGCGTGGTCAGCAATATCCCGATGCTGGCGGCGATCCGCTTCATTCTGGGCGTGGTGGAAGCGGCGGTAATGCCAGCGATGCTGATCTACATCAGTAACTGGTTTACCAAATCCGAACGCTCACGCGCCAACACCTTCCTGATCCTCGGCAACCCGGTGACGGTACTGTGGATGTCGGTGGTGTCCGGCTATCTGATCCACGCCTTCGGCTGGCGGGAAATGTTCATCATCGAAGGCATACCGGCGGTGCTGTGGGCGTTCTGCTGGTGGGTGCTGGTAAAAGATAAGCCGTCGCAGGTCGGCTGGTTGAACGCCGAAGAGAAACAGGCGCTGCAAGACCAACTGGCGGAAGAGCAAAAGGGCATCAAGGCGGTACGCAACTACGGCGAAGCCTTCCGCTCGCGCAACGTGATCCTGCTGTGCATGCAGTACTTCGCCTGGAGCATCGGCGTGTACGGCTTCGTACTGTGGCTGCCCTCGATTCTGCGCAGCGGCATGCAAATGGGCATGGTCGAAGCCGGCTGGCTGTCTGCGGTGCCTTATCTGGCGGCGACCATTGCGATGATCGTGGTGTCGTGGGCCTCGGATAAAATGCAAAACCGCAAACTGTTCGTCTGGCCGCTGCTGCTGATCGGCGCACTGGCCTTCTTTGGTTCTTATGCGGTGGGCGCCGATCACTTCTGGGTTTCCTACGCGCTGCTGGTGGTTGCCGGTGCGGCAATGTACGCACCTTACGGCCCGTTCTTTGCCATTATTCCTGAGATGCTGCCGAAGAACGTCGCCGGCGGCGCCATGGCGTTGATCAACAGCATGGGGGCACTGGGATCGTTCTTTGGTTCCTGGTTCGTTGGCTATCTGAACGGCGCTACCGGCACCCCGGCGGCATCGTACATGTTCATGGCGATTGCGCTGGTGGCCGCGGTAGTACTGACGCTGGTAGTCAAGCCGGCACGTAACGAAACCCATCCGCAGCTGGCCTGA
- a CDS encoding sugar kinase — protein MTTVTAERNATLDVVTLGEAMAMFVAAETGDLAAVEHFTKRIAGAELNVAIGLARLGLNVGWVSRVGNDAFGRFTLQQLQKEGINYQQVTVDGHYPTGFQIKSKTNDGTDPIVEYFRKGSAASHLSTVDFDRDYFGAARHLHLSGVAAALSGQSLELSHFAAREMRAMGKTISFDPNLRPVLWSSQQVMIEQLNKLAFAADWVLPGLKEGQILTGQSTPEGIADFYLERGVQAVIIKTGPDGAWFKTAAGDQATVPAIKVSNVVDTVGAGDGFAVGTLSALLEGKTLKQAVQRGNKIGSLAIQAIGDSEGLPTRAALAE, from the coding sequence ATGACGACAGTAACAGCAGAACGCAACGCCACGCTGGACGTGGTGACATTGGGCGAGGCGATGGCGATGTTCGTCGCAGCAGAAACCGGCGATCTGGCCGCGGTCGAACACTTCACCAAACGCATCGCCGGTGCGGAGCTGAACGTGGCGATCGGCCTGGCGCGTCTCGGGCTGAACGTTGGCTGGGTCAGTCGCGTCGGCAACGACGCGTTCGGCCGCTTCACGCTGCAACAGTTGCAAAAGGAAGGCATCAACTATCAGCAGGTGACGGTTGATGGCCACTACCCGACCGGCTTTCAAATCAAATCCAAAACCAACGATGGAACCGATCCCATCGTGGAATACTTCCGCAAAGGCTCGGCGGCCAGCCACCTTTCCACCGTCGATTTCGATCGTGATTACTTCGGCGCGGCGCGTCATTTGCACCTCAGCGGCGTCGCGGCCGCATTGTCCGGCCAGTCGCTGGAACTGAGCCATTTTGCCGCGCGTGAAATGCGCGCCATGGGCAAGACCATTTCGTTCGATCCCAACCTGCGCCCGGTGCTGTGGTCCAGCCAGCAGGTGATGATCGAACAGCTTAACAAACTGGCGTTCGCTGCCGACTGGGTGCTGCCGGGTCTGAAGGAAGGGCAAATCCTGACCGGCCAGTCGACGCCGGAAGGCATCGCCGATTTCTATCTGGAACGCGGCGTGCAGGCGGTAATCATTAAAACCGGCCCGGACGGCGCCTGGTTTAAAACCGCCGCCGGTGACCAGGCGACGGTGCCGGCAATTAAAGTCAGCAACGTGGTGGATACCGTTGGTGCGGGAGACGGCTTCGCCGTCGGGACACTCAGCGCCCTGCTGGAAGGCAAAACGCTGAAACAGGCGGTGCAGCGCGGCAATAAAATCGGCTCGCTGGCGATCCAGGCCATCGGCGACAGCGAAGGGCTGCCAACCCGCGCAGCGCTGGCGGAATAA
- a CDS encoding putative transporter, translated as MNDIALTVSMLALVAVLGLWIGNWKVYGVGLGIGGVLFGGIIVGHFAQRWQWDLNGDMLHFIQEFGLILFVYTIGIQVGPGFFSSLRVSGLRLNGFAILLVAVGGLVAALVHKLFAVPLPIILGVFSGAVTNTPALGAGQQILTDLGSDPALVARMGMGYAMAYPFGICGILLVMWLIRLFFRINIEREAQAFDASLGQGRDLLQTMNVAVRNPNLQGMAIGQVPLLNGDDIICSRLKRGNVLMVPAAQEKLELGDFLHLVGKPEHLENARLIIGEQVDVSLSTRGTSLQVVRAVVTNEQVLGKKIRDLNLKQTYDVVISRLNRSGVELVAGSNVSLQFGDILNLVGRPESIEAVAAIVGNARQKLQQVQMLPVFIGIGLGVLLGSIPLFVPGFPAALRLGLAGGPLVAALILGRIGSIGKLYWFMPPSANLALRELGIVLFLAVVGLKSGGNFVDTLLHGEGMAWIGYGALITAIPLLVVGVLARTLGKMNYLTLSGMLAGSMTDPPALAFANNLHPTCGAAALSYATVYPLAMFLRIMSPQLLAVLFWAL; from the coding sequence ATGAACGATATCGCCCTAACCGTCAGCATGCTGGCGCTGGTGGCCGTTCTCGGGCTGTGGATAGGCAACTGGAAGGTGTACGGCGTGGGGCTGGGCATTGGTGGGGTGCTGTTCGGCGGAATTATCGTCGGCCATTTCGCGCAACGCTGGCAGTGGGATCTGAATGGCGACATGCTGCATTTCATTCAGGAGTTTGGCCTGATCCTGTTTGTTTACACCATCGGTATTCAGGTCGGGCCGGGGTTCTTTTCGTCGCTGCGTGTCTCGGGGTTGCGGCTCAACGGCTTCGCCATTCTGCTGGTGGCGGTCGGCGGTCTGGTGGCGGCGCTGGTGCATAAACTGTTCGCCGTGCCGCTACCGATTATCCTTGGGGTGTTTTCCGGGGCGGTGACCAATACTCCGGCGTTGGGCGCCGGGCAGCAGATCCTGACCGATCTCGGTTCCGATCCGGCGCTGGTGGCGCGCATGGGGATGGGTTACGCGATGGCCTATCCGTTCGGCATCTGCGGCATTCTGCTGGTGATGTGGCTGATACGGCTGTTCTTCCGCATCAATATCGAACGCGAAGCGCAGGCGTTCGACGCCAGTCTGGGTCAGGGGCGCGATCTGCTGCAAACCATGAACGTGGCAGTGCGTAACCCCAACTTGCAGGGGATGGCGATTGGGCAGGTACCGTTGCTGAACGGCGACGATATCATCTGCTCGCGGCTGAAGCGCGGCAATGTATTAATGGTGCCGGCAGCGCAAGAAAAGCTGGAACTGGGCGATTTCCTGCATCTGGTCGGCAAACCCGAGCATCTGGAAAATGCCCGGCTGATCATTGGCGAGCAGGTAGACGTATCGCTGTCCACGCGCGGCACCTCGCTGCAGGTGGTGCGCGCGGTGGTGACCAACGAACAGGTGCTGGGCAAGAAGATTCGCGATTTGAACCTCAAGCAGACCTACGATGTGGTGATTTCGCGGCTTAACCGTTCCGGTGTCGAGCTGGTGGCCGGCAGCAATGTGTCGCTGCAATTCGGCGATATCCTTAACCTGGTAGGCCGACCCGAATCGATTGAGGCGGTGGCGGCGATCGTCGGCAATGCCAGGCAGAAGCTGCAACAGGTGCAAATGCTGCCGGTGTTTATCGGTATTGGGCTGGGGGTGCTGCTTGGATCCATTCCGCTGTTCGTGCCCGGTTTCCCGGCGGCATTGCGCCTGGGGCTGGCCGGCGGTCCGCTGGTGGCGGCGCTGATCCTCGGACGTATCGGCAGCATCGGCAAACTGTATTGGTTTATGCCGCCGAGCGCCAATCTGGCGCTGCGCGAACTGGGCATCGTGCTGTTTTTGGCGGTGGTTGGCCTGAAGTCGGGCGGCAATTTTGTCGATACCCTGTTACATGGCGAAGGCATGGCGTGGATTGGCTACGGGGCGCTGATTACCGCCATCCCGCTGCTGGTGGTCGGCGTGCTGGCCCGCACGCTGGGCAAGATGAACTACCTGACGCTGTCCGGCATGCTGGCCGGTTCAATGACCGATCCGCCGGCGCTGGCGTTCGCCAATAACCTGCACCCAACCTGTGGCGCCGCTGCGCTGTCCTATGCCACGGTCTACCCGCTGGCGATGTTCCTGCGTATTATGTCGCCGCAGCTGCTGGCGGTGCTGTTCTGGGCGCTGTAG